The genomic segment ttgtttttttccagttgtagatttttcaggccGTGTGTGTATATGTAACTGAAAGTTAGGTTTCTGTACTTGAATGCTAgttttttaataattaatttagaatgtttaaattaaatatttacttGCTGAATATTTCAGAATGCAACAATTGATGAtgctattttttatatttatgttgtaATGTAGATGCAACTGTGTTTTGATTTGCTAACTATAGGTAGGAAGCAGCAGGTTACCAATGAGTCTGCGTGGTCCATATCtatttgtattttcccccctcacAGGTGAATTTCCTCCCTTTTCCTGCTTTCCACTTTCAGAGCCTAACCATGATGATGCAAAATAATGACTGTGCCTGTTTTTGTTAGCCAAGGACCAGAACCCAATCGAAGAAATATGCTGGCAGAAGTCTATCAGTGTAAATTTCAGTGGTGAATAGTTGCTCGTTAAGAAGAAGATATAGGTGTTTGTTGTTGTCTGCTGTCAAGTGACTGTGTGTCCCCATTTGGACTTAATGAGCAACAACTCCCCAATGAAATTCATGTTGATAGGATTCAGGCCAGTTGTATAAATTGACAACCACactatgtgtaaaaaaaaaactatatgtTTTACATGACTTTTTAAGTTTATAGACTGGATGGAAGAGTAATGGTATGCACTGAAAGATGCAGAAATGTCAGTAGGGGCATGTTAAGTCATTTGAAGAAAAACACGCAACAAAAAATAGTTTCATATTTGTGCATTGTGACTCCTAGCCATAGGATGATTTTATGTGTAGGGTTTTACCATTCATGTAGTATGTCTTGTGTGTTAATATGTTTTATTGAGCAGTTATATTTGACATCTTCCACATTTTTTACTCTCTTTACACATGTTAACGGAAAAGGTCATATTTTGTGTTACTGCTATGTTGTCAGAATAGATACTCAGTGCTGAAACTGAAAAAATTAACTATACATTATACATTTTCTCAAGGTTTATACATTGTCCGTGTCTGGTGACAGGCTAATAGTGGGAACAGCAGGTCGGAGAGTTCTGGTGTGGGATTTGAGGAATATGGGCTATGTTCAACAAAGAAGAgaatcaagcctgaagtatcaGACCCGTTGCATCAGAGCATTTCCAAACAAGCAGGTATTTGAACTGAGCAGCAATATTTCATATTTAAGCTCTCTGAAGGAGATTCTGAGGTTCATTTTTGACCAGTTCAAAAGTTTATTTTCAATTCTGCGCATTTTGTTGTCTgtaaaaagaaaagtattttctctgcttttcttaTCAGGTTTTGATGTTGCTAATGTGGTTGAAAGCTATAATAATGTTAATGTGTGTTTAGTTTGAAAATTATCAGGGAGAACTCTGAATTGTACAAGAACAGTAGATTAGCATAGCTGCAAAACTCTAGAAAGATGAGTGTTCTGGTAAATGACTGTTACTGGGCTACATAAAATTATTTGCTTAGGAGTTCTTTCTTTACTGGGCATAGCTCTTCCACTGAACCTATCAAAGCTGCAGAGAGAATTAATACAAGAACaaaagaatattttgtttctctcaTCTTGTTCTCTGGGATTCAGTGTAGTGTCTAGGcatgattttattattttccagagattaaaaaaatgaaaagcagatttACCTTGgtggcaaatacagtggggtctctacttaagaacttaatccatattggaagatggttctcaagttgaaaagttcttatgttgaatctgcatttcccataggaatgcactgaaaaccatttaatccgtatctgctcttttccgtccatagaaactacagtggaacctctacttaagaacttaatccattttggaatggtgttcttaagttgaaacattcttaagttgaagcaaaatttcccataggaatggactgaaaaccaattaatccgttctggctgttttttttgttatgtagaggtgcgttcgtacattgaagcattagttcccataggaactaatgcaaagctggttaatacgtactctaccactagggggagaatttttttttaacctaagatgacctaaggttaaaaaaagagcaggaaaggttttttttcctgttcttatcttggatttctgttctcaagtagaatcaaaatttagcaaatggagctgttcttaagttggattgttcttaagtagggacgttcttaagtagagaccccactgtaatcaagTACATGCTACAagagttcttgtgtagagatagCATTAGCTAGATTTATCTGATGTGAATTATAAGCCAAAGTACATCATTTGCCTGGGACCATTTCTCAATTTAGAAAGGTACTAGTATGTACTTTCTGTTATCATAGATGAGACAGAATATCACATTTAGGCTAGAACCTCCTGTGTCAGCAGACAACATAAAGACTCCTCATTTCTATTTGGAATCTGTTATACAGTATAGTCAGTTCTCATAAGTTTTTGGGATTCAAAGTGTATCCTTGTATCTCAGTAGTTAAATATAAGTTGTTGAATTGCTGTGCATGGTTTATGTATGTTACATGGTTGTACAGATTGAAGAGCAATTGCATAATAAAAAACCCCTGTATGATCAGCATACCATTGAGGGAAGATTCTCCTTATGTTTTTAGGGTTATGTGTTAAGTTCCATAGAAGGTCGCGTTGCTGTTGAGTATTTGGATCCAAGTTTAGAGGTGCAGAAGAAGAAATATGCTTTCAAATGTCATAGACTGAAGGAAAATAACATTGAGCAGATTTATCCAGTTAATGCCATCTCTTTCCACAATGTCCACAACACATTTGCTACAGGTAATATAGGAGATATAGGACCTTAATTACGTTGATTTATGCTGCTACCTGACAATCAAATCAAATTCATTTATACTACACACGCAAAACAGTGTAGCTCTTCTGCAGTTCCTTAATGGAGTTCTGGATGTATCCTATCAGTGCCTCCAAAATTTATGGTTTAAATTTAAGCTGAAACATATTTTCTACCATGACACTAGTTTGCACATGTGTAAATCTGGTCAGATTGTTTGCCCATGTTGTAGCATTCGTTTTGTCAacataaaaacaatgttttttatcctttatcttgtATAGGATAGAAGGAGGAGAAAACTACTGATGTTTTCTTGTAGTTTCTGAACAGACTTAATTGCAGAAAAATGGACAGAAATCAGTTCTTCTAGCTTTTAATGTGTGTGTCTTTGCCATTCTGCTTGAAGGTGGTTCTGATGGCTTTGTCAATATTTGGGATCCATTCAATAAAAAGAGACTTTGTCAGTTTCACCGCTATCCTACCAGCATAGCATCCCTGGCTTTCAGTAATGATGGAACCACCCTTGCCATAGCATCATCATATATGTATGAAATGGATGACATTGAACATCCTGAAGATGGTATCTACATTCGCCAAGTGACAGATGCCGAAACAAAACCCAAGTGAGTATGCTTCACCTGCATTTGAGCTTTTTCTAACATTTATTCCAGGATTTATTAATTTTCCTAAATTCATGAATAGCATTGTTGATTCCTGGTAGATAGTGCAGCTTGACAGTAGGACTGGAGTTGATTTTATCTTGTTCTCCCCAAGCTTTCAATATCCGTAGGTTGATAGATGGCTGGTGGATAAAATTGTCTACTTGTTTTGTAAGAGAAGAATGTCAAACTCTCATTCTTTTTGAATAAGCACTATTATATGAAGCCATGGGATTATTACTAGCTCATTGCTTTAAAATTAAGTTGAAGAATTCAGGATAATTTATATAGGCAGATCTAATTATATTGCATCTTTAAGATTTCAAACCATTGGcagtttttgtggtttttttgcacATAGATCTAGGTTGCAATATCGAGACTGAGCTGGTTATAGCATGGTATAAATTATTAAGAGAATCTTAAAGTGGTAGGTGTAGCTCTTTAATTACCAGTATTATGCCGTCTTTGCTAACAAACAGAATTCTATCTTCTGTTGCCCAAAGCTAACAAATCTAGCCAAAACTAAATATGTTGTGAATTCTTTTCCTTGGCTACTGTGgatgttcttttctttttgccatttaGCTTAGCGGCAAGAAATGTCCATACCCATAGTGTTTGGGAGCACTGTGCCTGTTAGCTATTCTTATTGTCCCCACACCTCGCTGTTTGTTATTACTGTATATGCCCTCATATGAGGGTAGAACTGTttgctgttgttatatgctgtcagaTGGCTTTTTTTACTTATGACACATGTGCAATATTCATATGTTGCCCATGTCACTTCCTAGTCAGTTTCCGTGGGTTTGAACTCAGATCTTCTGAATTCTAGTCCCAATACTTTACCCACTACGCTACACTGAGTTTCAAAAGTGTCTGTAGAGAAAGAACATCTGCAAAATGGTCAATGTACGCATCTGCTGGTGAAAAAGTACATCCATTCAACACCAAAACAGAATGTTCTCTATCACTCtgtaggggagagagagacacataTATAATCCCTATATTAGAGTTGTTGTGTGAAATGGCTTTCTTTGTTCCCTGTGTTAAATACTAAGGTTCACTAAAGTGAAGGATGGGGGCTCATGAGGCTGGGAAATCTTTGTGTGAACTGAATTAAATGTACTTCAGTGTGTATGGAAATTACTGGGGTAAAGGAACAGCATACATTCTCATACTTCTTGATTATGCAATTTGCCTCCTAAGTAAATATTTGTACTTAAATTTTTTATCTGATTGTAGAGACTTGAAGTAGACTCATAGAGTAGGGATTTCAGCAATGTGATGCCTGTCAAGTAAAAATGAAGGCAATTTTATTCATAAATATAGtgattagttatttattttatatttaacatGTAGTAAGTCTTTTTTTCAAAGCACTTTCCTCAGTGTTTACACTGAAGGACAGACGCAATAAAATTATCTAAAATTCATTTGCTTATAGAAAAACAGTATCCCAAGTATATGTGAGGATTATCTTTCTGATTAGGTTTCCACAAGATGCTGTGATGATGAGCGCGCTCTCATAGATTCCCCTTCAAGGGATCCACCCCCATGTTTTGCATGAAGATCTGAAATTGTGTAGTGAATAGCATAAGGTGATCCCAACCTCCCCTGTAGTCATTCCCGCCATAAGGTTTTTCCCTCTGCTGTGCTGTATTATTGGCATTCTGTTGCCAGTTGAAGGGAGTGCAAGATGGTTTGTTTCACTATTGTGGAGCTTCAGAAAGTTTAATCAACATAGCACATTATTGGCTGTAGCTGTGCTTGTTGGGATTTTTCCCTTTAGTATAGTTACTTTTGATTTTCAGAGAATGTATAATAAAAATCTAGTATCAAAAGAAAGTTTTTTGTTAGTTTAAAAATCAATCAGTTTAAAAATCAGTTTAGATGATATAAACACTAAAGCTAAAAATTTagttgaattaaaaaacaaagcaagttaatgcAAAATACCTAGACTCGCTTATAAtcaaatataaattatatatttgtatCATATCTAAATATTGCAGAAATAAATAAGTTACCTAAGTTAATTCAGATTCCCATgtcctttgtttgctttttttaccTGCACAAATTTAATAGATttgagcatacagtggtgcctcgcattacgatgttaattagttccagcaaaatcgctgtagaacgaaaacatcgtaaagcgaaatttaaaagcccatagaaacgcattaaaacctgattaatgcgttcctatgggcttgaaactcaccatccagcgaagatcctccataacgtggccattttcactgcccgtgcagcgaggaatccgtcccagaaaacagcgggcggccattttttaacccggcggccattttgaaaccaccaatcagcttgTAGGAAAATCGtggttttgcgagaatcggttcccgaagcagggaaccgatcatcgcaaagcgaaatttccccataggaaacatcgttttgcgatcgcttttgcgatcgcaaaaacttcatcgttatgcgatttcgttgtaaaatggagcgcccgttaagcgaggcaccactgtattttcagctGTGTCTAAATAATCGTGTTGTTCGAAAACTGCTAATTTTTGACACCTTTAAAGAGTTTTGAATAAATTGCTGCATTAATAAGATTATCTATGTATCTGTGAATTATACAGAACAATTGGTTCTGTTTGTGATACTGTCTGAGTTGGGACCCACTGGAGACCCACTGGAAATCAGGGAAGTGAATTTTTCCTATAATCTCCTTTGGCCTCTGCTGTTTCCCATGTGGCTCCAGAGGACATCCACACCTTCAAAATTTCTCTTTTGTGTGTGGAAACAGAATGTAGAGAGAAGTGTCAGCAAAAGTAACTTTCATTCCGGATGatacggggacgtggtggcgctgcgggctaaaccgcagaagcctgtgctgcagggtcagaagaccaagcaatcgtaagatcgaatccacgcgacggagtgagctcccgtcgcttgtcccactcccgccaacctagcggttcgaaagcatgcaaatgcaagtagataaataggaaccacttccgtgggaaggtaacagcattccgtgtctaagtcgcactggccatgtgaccacggaagattgtcttcggacaaaacgctgtctctatggcttggaaacggggatgagcaccgcctcctagagtcgaacacgactggacaaaaatggtcaaggggaacctttacctttacctttattccgGATGAAGAGAATACAGCTGAATATAGATCTAGATCTAGTCCTGCATGATGACTCATCAATATATATTCCATTCCTACAAATGTTTATTCAAAAGTAAGCACCATTAAACATGATGGTATTTAGTCTCCAGTAAGTGTGCATAGAATTTTAGCCTTAATTATATAATGTGCATACTGAGAAGTCAGCTGTATCCAGTTCTGTGGGAATTAactcttcctgttccaaatggcttttaactgaaataacatcaaatgtgggtctgatggcaatttttagaatatatattttaattgcattttaattattttgcctttttattttgcctttttattgtattttaaatgctgtaagccgcccagagaccttcgggtagtgtgggcggcatataagttaaataaataaatacataaataaataaagaaataatatgtGTATACAGAACTGTAATATaatgtattcttttttaaaaaattgttgcctAATGACTATCATTTGGCTGAAATGAACTAAAGTTGTCCTACAGTGCCAGCATGTGCCCTGTATCTTTTTTTAGATGGCATATTTGATCTATATGGAATGCGATACCAAGAATACaattgctgaaatcctattgtaagGCCTGCAatgtgattttcagtaattaaagacaaACAGCCACCCCGCCCCCAAATCCTGTAGCCCTCAACTGGTTCCCCATGTTGAAATGGATTCCATGGAAGCCTTGGGCTCTACAGGTggattagaaatgttttatttttgaaaaattggcCTGGCGGATGACATTACTGGCCTTATATGATGTAATTTGCAGAACAGTATCTTAGCAAATACTTTGTCACAGTTTATACATTAAGAAATACTACAAGTTCTCCTTTATGCCATGGTTCTCCTGggatgtatttatatattttcttaaaatgtcaAGAGAAACCATAGAAGCAGTCATAGTTGCCAATTTTACATTAGCAATACCATTTTTTGAAATATTCTTGCCCTAATTGGGGCTTGAATTCACCTTTCCAATTTTTACTCTGTCTTTTCTGGTCCTGGCTTTGCCATGCTTTGCACTACAGTATGTTATGTTGCAATGAGCACAACTTGCAGAAAATAAGTATAATGCAAATACTTTCATTTATGTAAATGCTTGGGTCTAGTTCTCACGCATTTTAATGGGAGTATTCCTGCAAATGACTTGTATTAACGAGGACTTTAACATGGTCTTTAGTGGATTGAAGGCCAGACCATATGATTTGGTCTTCAGCTGTTTCTACCCTTGCATTGTGTTTGCTAATAGGGATGCTTCGTTCTGCTTTCTGAGGAGGTTAATCTACAATTAAACAATATTTCCTCTtggctgtccattattttctgaaACAGATGGTTCATCATTTCCTGGGCTGTTAAATACAGCAAGGTTAAGGATAGACTCCTGGGAATTATTTAGCTCTGAATCTTATTACAGGATGTAGAAGCAAAACTAATAAGAATAGTACTTAATATCATTTTCTGGCTGCAAACAATTATTTATTAGCAAACAATTGATCCCAGAAGGGCAAATTGTTTGAATTGGTAATGAGCTGAGACATGGCAGAGCATATCTGTGTATTTGCAAAATAATTGTAATATGATTGCAATACATTTAGGCAGGCATCTTTTTGGacttgtttctgcttttaaatggatttctgaaacattaatatGCTTCTGTAACATGTTGCTTGTGTCACTTTTCAGCCAGATAGTGAAATTTCTTATACTGGTTCATAGAAGTACTTTTAACATGATACAAAGTGACAGTGTTTCTTGCAAATATTGGCATTCTTAAAATTGGTATAGTGGTGCTACTTTAACTCTTGAGAAATCTGGACATGCAAGAAAATGGATAATACCTCCTTCTGGTTTACAAAAGCCTCTGCTAAGCTGAGTGTTTCATTAGAAAGTTTGTTTGAaatgttaagaaaataaaaacaattgtctGAATTGTGCTTTCTTTTAAATTGCAGGTCTACTTAATTTCTGACCAAAACATCATTAAAATTTGGCTCTCAAAAGATGTCTCCATCTCCTTGTGGCAAGACTGTTGTAAAGTACATCCCTGCATTAAATGAGGTTGTTTTGGTAATATTCTCACTCAAACTAAAGTCGTGCTGTCCTTTAGTATATTCTATATTAGGGTTTGGGAGTTTTActccagatgttgaactgcaGTTTTCATTAATGCTAACTAGTGCACACattggtgagggatgatgggcaATGGAATCTGACAATATATGGAGGACTACATGTTTCCCATCCCTGTTCCTCATCATTCTTTTAAGCTTGTTGAAGAATCAATGTTTTCTTCAGCTTTAGCAATTACCTTTTCTGTCTTTTAATTCCTTTGAAATCTTACATCTTGTACTTCTAGAATTTTTGTACAAATATAATGCCAGTTTAACTGTTTCAATAAacaatattttcaaaaaccaCATAATGTCACTTAGCAGCAGTGTGTTATAAATTTCATTCTTGGATTCGCTGGAAGTGAAAACACTGGCATTTTAATCTCTTGCTTGAAACattaatgtgtttgtttgttttttgatacaTTGAAAGTTCCATCTTAAATTCTGTGCTTAAGAAAGAGGTATCTTGGCAGCAGCAGAGACCTGAACTATACACTTAACTTGAAAACCATGGAAGGATGCACTGCACATCTGCAACTCTCGCATATATGTTTTCCTTTGCAACTTAGGTTCTATCCTggtcatgtttaaatatttttttaaaatcttgcaagATGAAGGAATTATGTGAAGGTAAAATATTACAGCACATCATTAACAATGTCTGCTCTTGAAACACCATATATTGGGGAAGGAATGTATTCAGAATTTGCTTGCATGCAAATTTGCCTAGAGTGATCCTCATCAACATCTGCAGTCTCTCAAGTCCCATTAAGTTGACTGTGAAGGCTCTTTTGTTTTTTAGATGTAGGCAAGACCATGCAGCCTCGTTTGGAGCCACTAGTTATTCTGTACTAACACAGTTGGTTGGACTTTATATTCTCAACATTATTAATCAACCAAAGTGTGTTTCCATTTCCTAGCAGTTTAAGGGACAGTTCTACTTGCAGCTTCAAAATATGACATTTCCTGGAGAGAGCCTAATCTCAATATCTGGAGCGGGTCTTCACCATTTCTTTTTAAGATTGACCATGCAAACTTCAGAAGTTCAGCATCAAGTGAGACCTTTATCCTCTTGTTTACTCCACCTAAatctacttttttgttgttgttgatgggCAGGGGTTTTcaatttttgtgcacatttttgtgATCCCTGAGTTAGCCTAAAATATTATCTTGATGTGGTTTTTGATGTCTCCTGTACTGTTGAGAGGGTGTTGTACTCTTTTAGTCAGCATTAGGAATCACTCTACAATGGTGGACCAAATCACTTGTTATCACACTCTTGGTTGCATAAAGTGCGAATGTTATAGCTTAGGAATAAGTCTGCATATTTTATGGTTCAGACTCAGAATTAATGTAATATTTACCTTCTATTTAATGCTTCAGAACAACATCTAAGAGGCTTGTAAATACATGATACTagattcagggggaaaaaaagtatcCAAGGGAAGAGTGTTTTCATTGGGCAGTACCCTGTTCCTTTTATTATGTATGGGACTAGAAATGTGGAAGTGGCTGCTGTGATATTGAGGGAGTCATATACTTGCCTGCTTGCATGGctagtcacatgcctggtcacaaAACAACTAGACAGGTAGGTAGATGACTGGGTCTCTTTTCATATACCCAGTCATTTCCATATTTGCAGTTATATATGTATTTGCAGTTATATAGGTATGGTCCAACGATGGACCAGCTCACTTCTTGCAATCAGAACCTATCCAGGTGGTTCAGACTGTGGTTCAGGCCATGAACTTCTGGTGGCCAAGATCAAAGTCAAACTCGGGAGGCGGAGGTTTGTTGTGATGAAGCCAGCAGCTGCCGAAAACagctcctgggaaaagctggaaccgcctggtctggggtccctctagaaaagGGGGGAtcgaaggggagaccaggagaggtctctctgaagcagttggtgagccctagaaggaagaagattgggcagcaacctgatttttcttccctctgaaaattcacccaagcgCAGATCAGAGATGGGAGCCATTTTTGGCAGAATAGCTGTGAGTAACTTCACCCCCATTCcctgaggagaggagaacaaaaatacggcTGAAAATATACAGTAACAAAGTAAATTGAAGCCTTtcatttatgaataacctcattaagatgaaaaagaaactagAGTGAAAAAACTTGaccaaaagaagagaaggagcgGCGAGTCATGCttgccagcctgcttcttcaaagcgaaactgactcttaaacagcaggctggctcaaggtcacagaGAGACAGCGAGACggaaaaattttgtgtttctgggaaaaaaaacccagagaaaatactactggacaggctttaagggactgaaattttgtgaatgctatttagtctggatctttctccctagactgtgGAATTCTGATAATAACATCTTGCTCTcgaaggaggaataagcttttggaagtaagAAAACAGACTGAACCATCAATGTGCCAACATAATTGGCTAGATTGAAGAGCTGGGGAAACCAGGATTAGAGTTTGACGAATGAGACTTTGATAACAGAATTTTGCTgggttttagaaggaggaataaacctttggaagcaagaaaacggacagtgaatcatcagcgaGACGAACATAACCGgatagactgaggagctaggaaaaccaggactggagttttgacGGAGTATAACaatatctattggagagactgacttcctgtgtccgctgtttagtctggactttttcttggttggactgtgtggactctgataatactgccatggttgtaattcaaattgttgggctaaaagttgagcTGTATTATAGACTAAGGAGGGGAGGACATACTTAGGGGAGGTGTATGATGATGGgattggtttgttgataaaatagtggaaactaaaaagtattatttatataaaccatatgcattggaaagatggaaatggcctccGAAAAATTTAAATAACAACTGTTGGggattttgccagataaagaatggcaggttaccatgcaaatgataataataacaggatttcagcaggcaaatgagcatctcagccaggtggaagatctgatgaaagagaaaccaTCAGTTGgtaaacaacagttaaaggaaactTTAACTCCAGAACGTTTTTTATTGAgtgcgatgccaggtaacatagatgggattaagagttaccctgtcagctatttagctacaacagtcagaaaatataatgttaaaaattggattactgttCTGGATTTAATCctatctccccaaaactggaagaaaacagagtcatggaaacaagagaagcgtactgagaaaatatgggaagtgttgaaatggatactttttcaggcatgctgaatgtatgtccaagatagaaggaaattgaaagaggggaatgtattttacaattggtctcggttccctgatagtgttggagtaacttagatttaaactaaaacataaatgtaagctaatagagggtaatcaaacaaaaaaaagtagaaagttgatttttttattgaaaaaagaatagattggatgattgtattttctgtgctctcctatccttaaaacccattccccatcccttccacttccttataccttttgtattccctatcctattcctagtagtttaaaaataaaatatttaaaaaagatcAAAGTCAAACTCTAACATCAATAggacaccaccaccaaaaaattTCGATTTCACCAAAATTCTCTTCACATGTGCAATTGAAGTTATAAATAGGTTTGAAGTTCTGGACACTGCTGAGAAAATGCCTGAAGAATTGTGGCAAGAAATGCAATCAGTCATCATTAATACAGCAGATGATTATGTACTacacaagaaggaaaagaaaaagtgtaGATGGCTTTCAGAGAATACCATCCAAATATCTCTAAAAACATGGAATTATTCTTACTATGACTGTCAAAATTTTAGGTGTTTGTTTTATCTTGGAGATACAATCACTGCATTCCTCCCCTTCTTATCCCAGATGGGAATTCAGTGCAGAAATTGAGTTCTAGTTGAAATGATATGACCACCTGGACAAGTTCTGGTTTGTGGCTGTCTTGATTACTGCATGTTTTCTTGTCCCAGCAGCATGAAAACGGTAGAAGTTGCTTCCCATGACTCCAGTCTCATAATGTAGCAATGGGGCTTTAAAGTTTGGTTGTCTTCTATTGTGCAAATTCACTATTATCTTTGCTCCTCCCCTGTTTATGCTGA from the Pogona vitticeps strain Pit_001003342236 chromosome 3, PviZW2.1, whole genome shotgun sequence genome contains:
- the BUB3 gene encoding mitotic checkpoint protein BUB3 isoform X2, whose translation is MTGSNEFKLNQPPEDGISSVKFSPNTSQFLLVSSWDTSVRLYDVPANTMRLKYQHTGAVLDCAFYDPTHAWSGGLDRQLKMHDLNTDQENLVGTHDAPIRCVEYCPEVNVMVTGSWDQTVKLWDPRTPCNAGTFSQPEKVYTLSVSGDRLIVGTAGRRVLVWDLRNMGYVQQRRESSLKYQTRCIRAFPNKQGYVLSSIEGRVAVEYLDPSLEVQKKKYAFKCHRLKENNIEQIYPVNAISFHNVHNTFATGGSDGFVNIWDPFNKKRLCQFHRYPTSIASLAFSNDGTTLAIASSYMYEMDDIEHPEDGIYIRQVTDAETKPKST
- the BUB3 gene encoding mitotic checkpoint protein BUB3 isoform X1 is translated as MTGSNEFKLNQPPEDGISSVKFSPNTSQFLLVSSWDTSVRLYDVPANTMRLKYQHTGAVLDCAFYDPTHAWSGGLDRQLKMHDLNTDQENLVGTHDAPIRCVEYCPEVNVMVTGSWDQTVKLWDPRTPCNAGTFSQPEKVYTLSVSGDRLIVGTAGRRVLVWDLRNMGYVQQRRESSLKYQTRCIRAFPNKQGYVLSSIEGRVAVEYLDPSLEVQKKKYAFKCHRLKENNIEQIYPVNAISFHNVHNTFATGGSDGFVNIWDPFNKKRLCQFHRYPTSIASLAFSNDGTTLAIASSYMYEMDDIEHPEDGIYIRQVTDAETKPK